A part of Fimbriiglobus ruber genomic DNA contains:
- a CDS encoding DUF5131 family protein, with the protein MATQSSIEWTETTWNPVYGCSILSPGCHNCYAMSMARRLKGVAKAKAARGEDPGRFSHYIDVIGDDGRWNGKMVVIPDALGDPARWKRPRRIFVNSMSDLFHENLPVEDVRKVCEAMAAAGHHTYQVLTKRTARMRELLSGPLREFTELPQVWWGTSVENKRHGLPRIDHLRRTPAAVRFLSVEPLLEDLGPVDLTDIHWVIAGGESGAAARPLEADWVRSVRDQCAAQGVQFFFKQWGGRNKKATGRTLDGRTWDEMPARVPLTVVGD; encoded by the coding sequence ATGGCGACGCAATCCAGCATCGAGTGGACGGAAACGACCTGGAACCCGGTCTACGGGTGCAGCATCCTCTCGCCCGGCTGCCACAACTGCTACGCGATGTCGATGGCCCGCCGGCTCAAGGGCGTCGCCAAAGCGAAAGCGGCCCGCGGCGAAGACCCCGGACGATTCAGCCATTACATCGACGTGATCGGCGACGACGGCCGCTGGAACGGCAAGATGGTGGTCATTCCCGACGCCCTCGGCGACCCCGCTCGTTGGAAGCGCCCGCGGCGGATCTTCGTCAACAGCATGTCCGACCTGTTCCACGAGAACCTGCCGGTTGAGGATGTTCGCAAGGTCTGTGAGGCGATGGCCGCGGCCGGGCACCACACCTACCAGGTGCTGACCAAGCGAACGGCCCGGATGCGGGAGCTGCTTTCCGGCCCGCTCCGCGAGTTCACCGAGTTGCCGCAGGTCTGGTGGGGGACGAGCGTCGAGAACAAGCGGCACGGGCTGCCGCGGATCGACCACCTTCGCCGAACGCCCGCGGCTGTCCGCTTCCTGTCCGTCGAGCCGCTGCTCGAAGACCTCGGCCCGGTCGACCTCACGGACATCCACTGGGTTATCGCCGGCGGCGAGAGCGGTGCTGCTGCGCGGCCGCTGGAGGCGGACTGGGTGCGATCTGTTCGGGATCAGTGCGCGGCGCAGGGCGTCCAATTCTTCTTCAAGCAGTGGGGCGGACGAAACAAGAAAGCGACCGGCCGCACGCTCGACGGCCGGACCTGGGACGAGATGCCAGCGCGGGTGCCGCTGACGGTGGTGGGGGATTGA
- the tssA gene encoding type VI secretion system protein TssA, protein MAAADPDLDPEPFLAPIAGPDPAGQKLTLLEWNRLKDLTEDFDPARDLTDDDRRNPQYADAVKKVPQWDAVLQFGLTHLRAKGKDLRNVFAVVEARTRRRGFAGVRDGLKLLRRLCEECWDRMYPVIDDPTNPSDVEARTGLFSFLDEELKQPFFPTTIRAIPLFSPADKPAVSFLNCQSPGQNQPATVSQDEFRAAVAAAPGEQIAAVRRDNELIAAALDELQQLVRVLNAKAGEAAPGLNGLRKALTDCRTMTQEVLRLRAGDAGVAPADAGEPTAEGGESVSGGAPVATTRPGAVRTRADVYARLAELTQELERFEPHSPVPYLIRRAIEMRDLRFPELVDQLTSDKRLLEFIRNPLEVNTGG, encoded by the coding sequence ATGGCGGCCGCCGACCCGGACCTCGATCCGGAACCGTTCCTCGCCCCGATCGCCGGCCCGGACCCGGCCGGCCAAAAGCTGACTCTTTTGGAGTGGAACCGGCTCAAGGATCTGACCGAGGATTTCGACCCGGCCCGCGACCTGACGGACGACGACCGCCGCAACCCCCAGTACGCCGACGCGGTCAAAAAGGTTCCCCAGTGGGACGCAGTCCTCCAGTTCGGGCTCACCCACCTGCGGGCAAAAGGCAAAGATCTGCGCAACGTCTTCGCCGTGGTGGAAGCCCGGACCAGGCGGCGGGGTTTCGCGGGCGTCCGGGACGGGTTGAAGTTACTGCGTCGATTGTGTGAAGAATGCTGGGACCGGATGTACCCGGTCATCGACGACCCGACCAATCCGTCGGACGTCGAGGCGCGGACGGGACTGTTCAGCTTCCTCGACGAGGAATTGAAGCAGCCGTTCTTCCCGACCACCATTCGCGCGATTCCCTTGTTCTCCCCCGCGGACAAGCCGGCGGTGTCGTTCCTGAACTGCCAGTCGCCCGGTCAGAATCAGCCGGCCACGGTGTCGCAGGACGAGTTCCGCGCCGCGGTGGCGGCCGCGCCCGGCGAACAAATCGCGGCCGTCCGCCGAGACAACGAGTTGATCGCCGCCGCGCTGGACGAACTCCAACAACTGGTTCGCGTTTTGAACGCGAAGGCAGGAGAGGCGGCCCCGGGCCTGAACGGGTTGCGGAAGGCGCTGACCGACTGCCGGACGATGACGCAGGAAGTCCTTCGCCTCCGGGCCGGAGACGCGGGCGTCGCCCCGGCCGATGCAGGTGAGCCGACCGCCGAGGGGGGTGAATCGGTATCCGGAGGGGCGCCGGTTGCGACTACCCGGCCCGGGGCGGTCCGCACCCGGGCGGACGTTTACGCGCGGCTGGCCGAGCTGACTCAGGAACTGGAGCGGTTCGAGCCGCACAGTCCGGTCCCGTACCTGATCCGGCGGGCGATCGAGATGCGCGACCTGCGGTTCCCCGAACTGGTCGACCAGCTCACGTCGGACAAACGACTGCTGGAGTTCATCCGCAACCCGCTTGAAGTCAACACGGGGGGATGA
- a CDS encoding MBL fold metallo-hydrolase produces MAPARAFSAVQLVNGSTGDPVLYLDYPGSDNALLFDGGENCALTKDQLADLEAVFITHHHVDHFIGLDRIVRANLDHDKTLHLFGPVDTIRKVYDRVKSYEYPFFPYMKLAIRIHELIPGTGAGRVMRVGEISCANKFAPPDVRELPWPGRVCYENEFLSVEAVPVDHTVPCLAYAMAERPGVHPDPDKLAKGLLRSGAWVQEALRLLREGAPPETTLDIQGGRFSLAALGEQYFTESAGARVAYVTDTFWSEAVRPDLVKLAKGAWRLYCDSFYAKAQAKEAAKHRHMLAPQTAELAKLAKVEQLVLIHFSTRYAGKHEILLEEAGAVFPRVTAEIKN; encoded by the coding sequence ATGGCGCCCGCACGGGCTTTTTCCGCGGTCCAACTCGTCAACGGCTCGACCGGCGACCCGGTCCTTTACCTCGATTACCCCGGCAGCGACAACGCGCTGCTCTTCGACGGGGGGGAGAACTGCGCGCTGACCAAGGATCAGCTCGCCGACCTCGAAGCCGTGTTCATCACGCACCACCACGTCGACCACTTCATCGGGCTCGACCGGATCGTCCGCGCGAACCTGGACCACGACAAGACGCTCCACCTTTTCGGCCCCGTTGACACGATCCGAAAAGTGTACGATCGGGTCAAAAGTTACGAGTACCCGTTCTTCCCGTACATGAAGCTGGCGATCCGGATTCACGAGTTGATTCCCGGGACGGGGGCGGGTCGTGTGATGCGCGTGGGGGAAATCTCCTGCGCGAACAAGTTCGCCCCCCCAGATGTGCGCGAACTCCCGTGGCCCGGCCGCGTCTGTTACGAGAACGAGTTCCTGTCCGTCGAGGCGGTGCCGGTCGACCACACCGTTCCCTGCCTCGCGTACGCGATGGCCGAGCGGCCGGGCGTCCACCCGGACCCGGACAAGCTCGCGAAGGGGCTCCTGCGGTCGGGGGCGTGGGTACAGGAAGCGCTCCGGCTGCTCCGCGAAGGAGCGCCGCCGGAGACCACCCTGGACATCCAGGGCGGCCGCTTTTCGCTCGCCGCCCTCGGGGAACAGTATTTCACCGAGTCGGCCGGCGCGCGGGTGGCGTACGTCACCGACACGTTCTGGTCGGAGGCCGTGCGGCCGGACCTGGTGAAGCTCGCGAAGGGGGCCTGGCGGCTCTACTGCGACAGCTTTTACGCCAAGGCTCAGGCGAAGGAAGCGGCGAAACACCGACACATGCTCGCCCCCCAGACGGCCGAACTGGCGAAGCTGGCCAAGGTCGAGCAGCTCGTGCTGATCCACTTCTCGACGCGGTACGCCGGGAAGCACGAAATCTTGCTGGAAGAAGCCGGCGCGGTCTTCCCGCGCGTGACCGCAGAAATCAAAAATTGA
- a CDS encoding pentapeptide repeat-containing protein, which translates to MPDIEMLHLTVTDAPADDLAPALTDLSPEQVVALLRDGKTVANARVKRLKFRGAVAYPVRFKNCTLVHCEFDGATFQDEVSFAACLLDRAVCQHGTVFEKALDLSHSVLNKPTFARMTVKGQFLAAYAEFRGKVAVVDCTFEQRASFWEAKFSTWIDIKGCVFHGEADFRSAHVEQGFVLSHSTFHGDFLFRGAHVEKKFQADGSRFEKALDLSKAKLHDFVYLETIEQGPAQTFAFLNALAKRIRVRPEQVEGRLSSERAGKFDDAMQEYGLLKKCYQELHRFDHEDWAFYRFKVAQRKSQPVTWAKPWTVWRTLADYLFLDVGCGYGTNPARAVRMALVIILGFAILYGARVEMFYTEKLPFPDADPDAKTFLANRVMIGLTTSVSVFTSGMGGIREIAQGWMNVPVMIESIMGTLLFGLFIVAFSRKVIR; encoded by the coding sequence GTGCCCGACATCGAAATGCTTCATCTGACCGTGACCGACGCCCCGGCGGACGACCTCGCCCCGGCCCTGACCGACCTGTCCCCGGAGCAGGTGGTCGCGCTGCTGCGCGACGGGAAGACGGTCGCGAACGCGCGGGTCAAGCGGCTCAAGTTCCGTGGGGCGGTCGCGTACCCGGTCCGGTTCAAGAACTGCACCCTGGTTCACTGCGAGTTCGACGGGGCCACGTTCCAGGACGAAGTCTCGTTCGCCGCGTGCCTGCTCGACCGCGCCGTCTGCCAGCACGGGACGGTGTTCGAGAAGGCGCTCGACCTCAGCCATTCGGTGCTAAACAAGCCGACCTTCGCCCGCATGACGGTGAAGGGCCAGTTCCTCGCGGCGTACGCCGAGTTCCGCGGGAAAGTCGCCGTCGTGGACTGCACGTTCGAGCAGCGGGCGTCGTTCTGGGAGGCGAAGTTCAGCACCTGGATCGACATCAAGGGGTGCGTGTTCCACGGCGAGGCGGACTTCCGCTCGGCCCACGTCGAGCAGGGGTTCGTGCTGAGCCACAGCACGTTCCACGGGGACTTCCTGTTCCGCGGGGCGCACGTCGAGAAGAAGTTCCAGGCGGACGGGAGCCGGTTCGAGAAGGCGCTCGACCTCTCGAAGGCGAAGCTCCACGACTTCGTCTACCTGGAAACGATCGAGCAGGGGCCGGCGCAGACGTTCGCGTTCCTGAACGCGCTCGCCAAGCGGATTCGCGTCCGCCCGGAGCAGGTCGAGGGCCGGCTGTCGAGCGAGCGGGCCGGGAAGTTCGACGACGCCATGCAGGAGTACGGGCTGCTCAAGAAGTGCTACCAGGAACTCCACCGGTTCGACCACGAGGACTGGGCGTTCTATCGCTTCAAGGTCGCCCAGCGGAAGTCCCAGCCGGTGACGTGGGCGAAGCCGTGGACCGTCTGGCGGACGCTCGCGGACTACTTGTTCCTGGACGTCGGGTGCGGGTACGGGACGAACCCGGCCCGGGCGGTGCGGATGGCCCTGGTCATCATCCTCGGCTTCGCGATCCTGTACGGCGCGCGGGTCGAGATGTTTTACACCGAGAAGCTTCCGTTCCCGGACGCCGACCCCGACGCGAAGACGTTCCTCGCGAACCGGGTGATGATCGGGCTGACGACGAGCGTGTCGGTGTTCACCTCGGGGATGGGCGGGATTCGCGAGATCGCCCAGGGGTGGATGAACGTGCCCGTCATGATCGAGTCGATCATGGGGACGCTCCTGTTCGGCCTGTTTATCGTCGCTTTCTCGCGGAAGGTCATCCGGTAA
- a CDS encoding response regulator — MSIEAFLLTADLLPEAMLLVSADGTIHAANRAAGEYVGRTACELHGRPFAEFVAGAPEAVADYLRACQPTHVTPLGSLRIVRASGPPVVCRCEGAVYRAHTDDAPALVLFRLSSGLNANGFAAVSQRIEALSDEARRRPLAGSGASTERTGARGSEFLTGESAPAGRGLQVLVVDDNVDAADSLAVLLRASGHTVVGVVYDGPTAVEAILSTRPAVVVLDIGLPGLSGYDVAQRVRAQRMAPQPYLIAVTGYGLEADKVKAHEVGIDTHVVKPVDPERLQEILAVIAASMV, encoded by the coding sequence GTGTCCATCGAAGCCTTCCTCCTGACCGCCGACCTGCTGCCGGAAGCCATGTTACTCGTCTCGGCGGACGGCACCATTCACGCGGCCAACCGGGCCGCCGGAGAATACGTGGGCCGCACGGCTTGCGAACTCCACGGGCGTCCGTTCGCGGAGTTCGTGGCGGGCGCCCCGGAAGCGGTCGCGGACTACTTGCGGGCGTGTCAGCCGACTCACGTGACGCCGCTGGGCTCCCTCCGTATCGTTCGCGCCAGTGGACCGCCGGTTGTTTGCCGGTGTGAGGGGGCGGTCTACCGCGCCCACACGGACGACGCCCCGGCGCTGGTTCTCTTTCGCCTCTCTTCCGGGCTGAATGCGAACGGGTTCGCGGCCGTGAGCCAACGGATCGAGGCCCTGTCCGACGAAGCCCGGCGGCGGCCGCTGGCGGGCTCCGGGGCTTCCACGGAACGTACCGGGGCACGGGGATCGGAGTTTCTTACTGGGGAGTCCGCGCCGGCCGGGCGGGGGCTCCAAGTGCTGGTCGTGGACGACAACGTCGACGCGGCGGACAGCCTGGCGGTGCTGCTCCGGGCCAGCGGCCACACGGTCGTCGGCGTCGTCTACGACGGCCCGACGGCGGTCGAGGCGATCCTGTCCACGCGGCCGGCGGTGGTGGTCCTCGACATTGGCCTACCGGGGCTGAGCGGGTACGACGTGGCCCAGCGGGTGCGGGCGCAGCGGATGGCCCCGCAGCCGTACCTGATCGCCGTCACCGGCTACGGGTTAGAAGCGGACAAGGTGAAAGCCCACGAGGTGGGGATCGACACCCACGTCGTCAAACCCGTGGACCCGGAACGGCTCCAGGAAATCCTCGCGGTGATCGCGGCCAGCATGGTGTGA
- a CDS encoding thiamine pyrophosphate-binding protein, with protein MSTLGLPRLTVTRPGFCLSRRERWTAQAAPLPTIAPELEAAVMDWSFSRRGLLHGAAVVGGAAVAGIVDRASVSAAPLDRLRQKPGWVVGKLTGAQAVAESLRQECVGCVFGIPGAQENELWDEFKARGVPYLLVAHEFAAACMADGAARATGRPGVLCVVPGPGVTNALTGLGEALLDSSPIVAIVGDVANGDKYRPFQVHSLDTVALLKPVTKCVYPVADVRQIPGAVRQAFRTAAAGEPGPVAVVIPFNLLIDQADFNCPPPADPGLPFDEAAFTKAVALLSDRHRRVGIYAGAGCQDASDQLAAVAELLQAPVATSVSGKGVVSDAHPLAVGWGYGPHASEVAERAFKPDPLHPLRSGVDTLLAIGVKFSEVSTGFYGDPRPRHVVHVDANANNLGKIMAADVCVHADAGLFLGRLLACADSLRRPLDGLLQARIRALKADQNRALCAVPARACGIDPLGLVGALRRQLPEDGLLFTDVTAAEHLAAEYFRVGRPRTYFNPVDNQAMGWSVPAAIGAQRACIGRAVAALVGDGCFLMAMQELSTAAREGLPVKWFILDDHAYHYMQALQKPAYRRTTATVLAKLDYRALAQGFGVGYLEVDRLDALDATVAAAFQTVGPVLVRVATDYGDRKIRWIEAVRERFIVDLTPAQKTRFLTRASMRAVGHQAND; from the coding sequence GTGTCAACCCTGGGCCTACCCCGGCTGACCGTCACCCGCCCCGGGTTCTGCCTCTCTAGGCGTGAACGCTGGACGGCCCAAGCCGCCCCGTTGCCCACGATCGCCCCCGAACTTGAGGCCGCGGTTATGGATTGGTCGTTTTCCCGCCGCGGCTTACTTCACGGGGCCGCGGTCGTCGGCGGGGCCGCGGTCGCGGGAATCGTCGATCGTGCGAGCGTCTCGGCCGCGCCGCTCGACCGGCTGCGCCAGAAGCCGGGGTGGGTGGTCGGCAAGTTGACCGGCGCTCAGGCCGTAGCCGAATCGCTGCGGCAGGAATGCGTTGGCTGCGTGTTCGGCATTCCGGGCGCACAAGAAAATGAGTTGTGGGACGAATTCAAGGCCCGCGGCGTGCCATACCTGCTCGTCGCCCACGAGTTCGCGGCCGCGTGCATGGCGGACGGGGCCGCCCGCGCCACCGGCCGCCCCGGAGTTTTGTGCGTGGTCCCCGGGCCGGGCGTCACGAACGCGCTCACCGGCCTCGGCGAAGCGCTGCTCGACTCGTCGCCGATCGTGGCGATCGTCGGCGACGTGGCGAACGGGGACAAATATCGTCCGTTCCAGGTCCACTCGCTCGACACGGTCGCCCTGCTCAAGCCGGTCACGAAGTGCGTTTACCCGGTCGCCGACGTGCGGCAGATTCCTGGCGCGGTCCGGCAGGCGTTCCGTACCGCGGCGGCCGGGGAACCGGGGCCGGTCGCGGTCGTGATTCCCTTTAACCTTCTGATCGATCAGGCCGACTTCAACTGCCCGCCGCCGGCCGACCCCGGCTTGCCGTTCGACGAGGCCGCGTTCACGAAAGCCGTGGCCTTGCTTTCGGACCGGCATCGCCGGGTCGGGATTTACGCGGGCGCCGGCTGCCAGGACGCGAGTGACCAACTCGCGGCCGTCGCCGAATTGTTGCAAGCCCCAGTGGCGACGAGCGTGTCCGGCAAAGGCGTCGTGTCCGACGCCCACCCGCTCGCGGTGGGTTGGGGGTACGGGCCGCACGCCTCCGAGGTGGCCGAGCGGGCGTTCAAGCCCGACCCGCTCCACCCGCTCCGGTCCGGGGTCGACACGCTGCTCGCGATCGGGGTCAAGTTCAGCGAAGTGTCGACCGGCTTCTACGGCGACCCGCGGCCCCGCCACGTCGTCCACGTGGACGCGAACGCGAACAACCTGGGCAAGATCATGGCGGCCGATGTCTGCGTCCATGCGGACGCCGGGCTCTTCCTCGGTCGCCTGCTGGCCTGCGCGGACAGCCTCCGCCGGCCGTTGGACGGGTTGCTCCAGGCCCGGATTCGCGCGCTGAAGGCGGACCAGAACCGCGCCTTGTGCGCCGTCCCGGCTCGCGCCTGTGGCATCGACCCGCTCGGGCTGGTCGGCGCCCTGCGCCGCCAACTCCCGGAAGACGGGCTCCTGTTCACCGACGTGACCGCGGCCGAACACCTGGCGGCCGAGTATTTTCGCGTCGGCCGGCCGCGGACGTACTTCAACCCGGTGGACAACCAGGCGATGGGCTGGTCGGTCCCGGCTGCCATCGGCGCTCAACGGGCGTGCATCGGCCGCGCGGTCGCGGCGCTCGTCGGCGACGGGTGTTTCTTGATGGCGATGCAGGAACTCTCGACGGCCGCGCGGGAGGGGCTGCCCGTCAAGTGGTTCATCCTCGACGACCACGCGTACCACTACATGCAAGCGCTCCAGAAGCCCGCCTACCGCCGCACGACGGCCACGGTCCTGGCGAAACTCGACTACCGCGCGCTGGCCCAGGGCTTCGGTGTGGGCTACCTGGAAGTCGACCGACTCGACGCACTCGACGCCACGGTTGCGGCGGCCTTCCAGACCGTCGGCCCGGTACTGGTCCGCGTGGCCACGGACTACGGCGACCGCAAGATCCGCTGGATTGAAGCCGTCCGCGAGCGGTTTATCGTCGACCTGACGCCGGCCCAGAAAACGCGCTTTTTGACCCGGGCGAGTATGCGCGCGGTGGGGCACCAGGCGAACGACTGA
- a CDS encoding TIGR02452 family protein yields MTTLSRSQAAQIGKETVGFLRAGKYTNPAGRDVDLRPHLVAAVAGTVSYPPDVPLPAVVPGGRMTTFAVVNETTLDAARRFAAEGFRPVALNFASAKHAGGGFLGGARAQEESLCRASGLFACIEGNPMYDFHSQQGGGFYTNYAIYSPAVPVFRTDDGELLPEPYACAFVTAPAVNAGAVDFRQRSRIPGEMERRVAKVLAIMAGHGHDAVVLGAWGCGVFKNDPEVVADLFRDALAARFYGVFARVVFAVVDWSDDQHFIGPFAARFGAA; encoded by the coding sequence ATGACGACCCTCTCGCGGTCCCAGGCCGCACAGATCGGGAAAGAGACCGTCGGGTTCTTGCGCGCCGGGAAGTACACCAACCCGGCCGGCCGGGACGTCGACCTGCGGCCCCACCTCGTGGCGGCCGTCGCGGGTACGGTGTCGTACCCGCCGGACGTCCCACTGCCGGCCGTCGTACCGGGCGGCCGAATGACCACCTTCGCGGTCGTGAACGAAACGACCCTCGACGCCGCCCGCCGGTTCGCCGCGGAGGGGTTCCGGCCGGTCGCGCTCAACTTCGCGTCGGCGAAGCACGCGGGCGGCGGGTTCCTCGGCGGCGCGCGGGCGCAGGAAGAGTCGCTCTGCCGCGCGTCCGGGTTGTTCGCGTGCATCGAGGGGAACCCGATGTACGATTTCCACTCGCAACAGGGCGGCGGGTTCTACACGAACTACGCCATTTACTCGCCCGCCGTGCCCGTCTTCCGCACGGACGACGGCGAACTCCTGCCCGAACCGTATGCGTGCGCGTTCGTTACCGCGCCGGCCGTGAACGCCGGGGCCGTCGACTTCCGGCAGCGGTCGCGGATCCCCGGGGAAATGGAACGCCGCGTCGCGAAGGTGCTGGCGATCATGGCCGGCCACGGGCACGACGCCGTGGTACTCGGGGCGTGGGGGTGCGGGGTGTTCAAGAACGATCCGGAGGTGGTCGCCGACCTGTTCCGGGACGCGCTCGCGGCGAGATTCTACGGCGTGTTCGCCCGAGTTGTCTTTGCGGTAGTGGACTGGTCGGACGACCAGCACTTCATCGGCCCGTTCGCCGCGCGATTCGGGGCCGCGTGA
- a CDS encoding TIM barrel protein: MRVNRREWLAAAAGSLAPLGARASAPTAAPGPRMGVVIHSYGLRAAAGGEKPLGDPKTFLDYCHSLEAGGIQTALGARPDDYADQLRASAAEYKMYVEGSIGLPKDAADVDRFTAEVRTTKRCGASLFRTVLMNGRRYEAFNTIEAFRTFFAKAKQSLALARPVVEKHDVRMAVENHKDLRAADQAELIAKQDSPLVGVCVDTGNNLALLENPLRTVEILAPLALTSHVKDMGVEEYAGGFLLSEVPLGTGFLDLPAIVAVLRKARPGITLNLEMITRDPLKIPCLTPQYWATLEEIPARQLAETLTLVRAKAAALPRVTPLAAAERVTREDENVRRCLRYAREKLGA; encoded by the coding sequence ATGCGCGTCAACCGTCGCGAATGGCTGGCCGCGGCCGCCGGGAGTCTGGCCCCCCTCGGCGCCCGCGCGAGCGCGCCCACCGCGGCCCCCGGGCCGCGCATGGGCGTCGTCATCCACTCCTACGGCCTCCGCGCGGCGGCCGGCGGGGAGAAACCGCTCGGCGACCCCAAGACGTTTCTGGACTACTGCCATTCGCTCGAAGCGGGCGGCATCCAGACCGCGCTGGGTGCCCGACCCGACGATTACGCCGACCAACTCCGCGCTTCAGCGGCGGAGTACAAGATGTACGTCGAGGGCTCGATCGGCCTGCCGAAGGACGCGGCCGACGTGGACCGGTTCACCGCGGAAGTGCGGACCACGAAGCGCTGCGGGGCGAGCTTGTTCCGGACGGTTCTCATGAACGGCCGCCGGTACGAGGCGTTCAACACTATCGAAGCGTTCCGGACCTTTTTCGCGAAGGCGAAGCAATCGCTCGCGCTGGCCCGGCCCGTGGTCGAAAAGCACGACGTGCGGATGGCCGTCGAGAACCACAAAGACCTGCGGGCCGCGGACCAGGCGGAGTTGATCGCCAAACAGGACAGCCCGCTCGTCGGCGTCTGCGTCGACACCGGCAACAACCTCGCCCTTCTCGAAAACCCGCTGCGAACGGTCGAAATCCTCGCCCCACTGGCGCTGACGTCGCACGTCAAGGACATGGGCGTGGAGGAGTACGCTGGCGGGTTCCTGCTCTCCGAGGTGCCCCTGGGGACCGGCTTCCTCGACCTGCCCGCGATCGTGGCCGTCTTGCGGAAAGCTCGCCCGGGGATCACGCTCAATCTGGAAATGATCACCCGCGACCCGCTCAAGATCCCCTGCCTGACGCCCCAATACTGGGCCACGCTGGAAGAGATTCCCGCCCGGCAGTTGGCGGAAACGCTCACCCTGGTCCGGGCGAAAGCGGCGGCGCTCCCGCGCGTCACCCCGCTCGCGGCCGCCGAGCGGGTCACCCGTGAGGACGAGAACGTTCGCCGGTGCCTGCGGTACGCGCGGGAGAAACTTGGGGCGTGA
- a CDS encoding glycosyltransferase family 2 protein, which yields MMPGDPPLVSVSLMTYNQDAFLADSIRSVLNQTITDLELIVVDDGSADRTPQVVAEFSDPRIVYVRQSNQGPGGAANTALAVCRGRYVALMTGDDLSYPTRLADQLVAHARAGGGVLFSNVDYIDERGHPLVDGHYPKDFFLIPPLSRAEILYRFFQTGNFIHPVTMFAERRVFREVGPYEPLLYQLQDFELLLRLIKRHPFVFMPERTVSWRIRAAGGNLSAFSPFKQVRGENEYYLILRRFFDDTPPDLLREAFGKDFVRPDSRTPEELACETAFLCLRHGIRPLARLVGVERLYDLLRDPQTADLLARKYSFGTTAYVEQLGLIDVMGLTAAHRSYLLGDAGNGFDGGPCAEVVFNPEQEEFSLTFNLAGFPPCRALRWDAMRMRSCSIQLREVVWEDRKGGTGAIDVNLVRPWTGRSTGSGEFVFETLFPALGVPIEGELRSVTFHGRWTPEHPGVSAGRVSNKILEYQQVIAEQGHQLEVARAELEQTRQLLRQK from the coding sequence ATGATGCCTGGCGACCCCCCGTTGGTCAGCGTGAGCTTGATGACTTATAACCAGGACGCGTTCCTGGCCGACTCGATCCGCAGCGTCTTGAACCAGACCATCACGGACCTAGAACTGATCGTCGTGGACGACGGGTCGGCGGACCGAACCCCGCAGGTGGTAGCAGAGTTCTCGGACCCGCGGATCGTCTACGTCCGCCAGAGCAATCAGGGTCCCGGCGGGGCGGCCAATACCGCGTTAGCGGTGTGCCGCGGCCGGTACGTCGCCCTGATGACCGGCGACGACCTGAGTTACCCGACCCGGCTCGCCGACCAACTGGTCGCGCACGCCCGCGCGGGTGGGGGCGTGCTGTTCTCGAATGTGGATTACATCGACGAGCGGGGGCACCCGCTCGTCGATGGGCACTACCCGAAAGACTTCTTCTTGATCCCGCCGCTGAGCCGGGCCGAAATTTTGTACCGATTCTTTCAGACCGGGAATTTCATCCACCCGGTGACCATGTTCGCCGAACGGCGCGTGTTTCGCGAGGTCGGGCCGTACGAACCGCTCCTGTACCAGCTCCAGGACTTCGAACTGCTCTTGCGCCTGATCAAGCGGCACCCGTTCGTGTTCATGCCGGAGCGGACGGTCAGCTGGCGCATCCGGGCCGCGGGCGGGAATCTGAGCGCGTTCAGCCCGTTCAAGCAGGTCCGCGGCGAGAACGAATACTACCTGATCCTCCGCCGGTTCTTCGACGACACGCCCCCGGACCTGCTGCGCGAGGCGTTCGGGAAGGATTTCGTCCGCCCGGACAGCCGCACGCCCGAGGAACTGGCCTGCGAAACGGCGTTCCTGTGCCTGCGCCACGGAATCCGGCCGCTTGCTCGGCTCGTCGGCGTGGAACGCCTGTACGATCTCCTCCGCGACCCGCAGACGGCAGACCTGCTTGCGAGAAAGTACTCGTTTGGCACCACCGCTTACGTCGAGCAGCTCGGGTTAATCGATGTCATGGGGCTGACCGCGGCGCACCGCTCGTACCTGCTCGGCGACGCCGGAAACGGGTTCGACGGGGGACCCTGCGCGGAAGTCGTTTTCAACCCCGAGCAAGAAGAATTCTCGTTGACGTTCAACCTCGCCGGGTTCCCCCCCTGCCGCGCCCTCCGGTGGGACGCGATGAGGATGAGAAGCTGTAGCATCCAACTTCGAGAGGTCGTCTGGGAGGACCGGAAAGGGGGTACGGGGGCCATCGATGTCAACCTGGTCCGGCCGTGGACCGGCCGGTCCACGGGGAGCGGAGAGTTCGTGTTCGAGACGCTGTTTCCGGCTCTCGGGGTGCCGATCGAAGGCGAACTGCGATCGGTCACGTTCCACGGCCGCTGGACGCCCGAACACCCCGGGGTATCCGCGGGCCGGGTCAGCAACAAAATCCTCGAATACCAACAGGTCATTGCCGAGCAAGGCCATCAACTCGAAGTTGCGCGGGCGGAACTTGAACAAACCCGTCAACTTTTGCGTCAGAAATAA